A window of Candidatus Pantoea floridensis contains these coding sequences:
- the aroP gene encoding aromatic amino acid transporter AroP, which translates to MEQQHGDTLHRGLKNRHIQLIALGGAVGTGLFLGSASVIKSAGPAVILGYAIAGFIAFLIMRQLGEMVVEEPVAGSFSHFAYKYWGNFAGFASGWNYWVLYVLVAMAELTAVGKYVQFWWPDFPTWATAAIFFVLINAINLTNVKVFGEMEFWFAIIKVVAVIGMILFGGWLLFSGNGGPQASVSNLWNQGGFLPHGMTGLVMMMAIIMFSFGGLELVGITAAEADNPEESIPKATNQVLWRILIFYIGSLAVLLSLLPWTRVTADTSPFVLIFHELGDAFVANALNVVILTAALSVYNSCVYCNSRMLFGLAQQGNAPKALLKVDSRGVPVATILVSAVATALCVLINYLMPGEAFGLLMALVVSALVINWAMISLAHLKFRKKKDQQGVTTRFKAVLYPLGNWVCLIFLAGVLVIMLMTPGMAISVWLIPVWLVILGIGYTIKNKLQKA; encoded by the coding sequence ATGGAACAACAGCATGGCGACACGCTGCATCGCGGCTTAAAGAATCGCCATATTCAGCTGATTGCGCTGGGCGGAGCCGTAGGTACTGGCCTGTTTCTGGGCAGCGCATCAGTGATTAAATCGGCCGGTCCTGCCGTTATTCTCGGCTACGCGATTGCCGGTTTTATTGCCTTTCTGATTATGCGCCAACTGGGTGAGATGGTCGTTGAAGAGCCGGTTGCCGGTAGCTTCAGTCACTTCGCCTACAAATACTGGGGCAACTTCGCCGGTTTCGCCTCAGGCTGGAACTACTGGGTGCTGTACGTGCTGGTTGCCATGGCTGAATTGACCGCCGTCGGCAAATACGTGCAGTTCTGGTGGCCAGATTTCCCCACCTGGGCCACGGCTGCCATCTTCTTTGTGCTGATCAACGCCATCAACCTGACTAACGTAAAAGTCTTTGGTGAGATGGAGTTCTGGTTCGCCATTATTAAAGTCGTCGCCGTTATCGGCATGATTCTGTTTGGCGGTTGGCTGCTGTTCAGCGGCAACGGCGGCCCGCAGGCCAGCGTAAGCAACCTATGGAATCAGGGTGGCTTCCTGCCGCACGGCATGACCGGACTGGTCATGATGATGGCGATCATTATGTTTTCGTTTGGCGGCCTTGAGCTGGTGGGCATCACCGCCGCCGAAGCCGACAATCCAGAAGAGAGCATTCCCAAAGCCACGAACCAGGTGCTGTGGCGTATCCTGATTTTCTATATCGGCTCACTGGCCGTGCTGCTGTCACTGCTGCCGTGGACGCGCGTAACCGCCGATACCAGCCCGTTCGTACTGATTTTCCATGAGCTGGGCGATGCCTTTGTGGCGAATGCGCTAAACGTGGTGATCCTGACGGCGGCGCTGTCGGTCTATAACAGCTGTGTTTACTGCAACAGCCGCATGCTGTTCGGTCTGGCACAGCAGGGCAACGCGCCTAAAGCATTGCTGAAAGTCGATAGTCGCGGCGTGCCGGTGGCAACGATTCTGGTCTCTGCCGTCGCGACGGCCCTCTGCGTACTGATTAACTATCTGATGCCTGGCGAAGCCTTCGGCTTGCTGATGGCGCTGGTGGTATCTGCGCTGGTAATCAACTGGGCGATGATCAGCCTTGCGCACCTGAAATTCCGTAAGAAGAAAGATCAGCAGGGTGTCACCACGCGCTTTAAAGCGGTGCTGTATCCGCTGGGTAACTGGGTTTGCCTGATCTTCCTCGCGGGCGTTCTGGTGATTATGCTGATGACGCCTGGCATGGCGATTTCGGTATGGCTGATTCCGGTCTGGCTGGTGATCCTGGGTATCGGCTACACCATCAAAAACAAACTGCAAAAAGCTTAA
- the acnB gene encoding bifunctional aconitate hydratase 2/2-methylisocitrate dehydratase: protein MLEEYRKHVAERAAQGIVPKPLDASQMAALVELLKNPPAGEEEFLIDLLVNRVPPGVDEAAYVKAGFLAAVTKGEAHSPLVTREKAVELLGTMQGGYNIHALIEALDDEALAPIAAEALSHTLLMFDNFYDVEEKAKAGNPHAKKIIQSWADAEWFLKRPKLAEKITTTVFKVTGETNTDDLSPAPDAWSRPDIPLHALAMLKNAREGIEPDDAGNIGPIKQIEALQTKGFPLTYVGDVVGTGSSRKSATNSVLWFMGDDIPYVPNKKGGGLCLGGKIAPIFFNTMEDAGALPIELDVDRLNMGDVIDVYPYKGEVRNHETDEVLATFELKTDVLLDEVRAGGRIPLIIGRGLTTKARESLGLPHSDVFVQAKDVAASTRGYSLAQKMVGRACGVEGVRPGAYCEPKMTSVGSQDTTGPMTRDELKDLACLGFSADLVMQSFCHTAAYPKPVDVTTHHTLPDFIMNRGGVSLRPGDGVIHSWLNRMLLPDTVGTGGDSHTRFPIGISFPAGSGLVAFAAATGVMPLDMPESVLVRFKGEMQPGITLRDLVHAIPLYAIKAGLLTVEKKGKKNIFSGRVLEIEGLPKLKVEQAFELTDASAERSAAGCTIKLDKEPIIEYLNSNIVLLKWMISEGYGDRRTLERRVEGMQKWLANPQLLEGDADAEYAAVIDIDLAEIKEPILCAPNDPDDARWLSDVQGEKIDEVFIGSCMTNIGHFRAAGKLLDAHKGQLPTRLWVAPPTKMDAAQLTEEGYYSVFGKSGARIEIPGCSLCMGNQARVADGATVVSTSTRNFPNRLGTGANVFLASAELAAVASLLGKLPTPDEYQQFMLQVDKTAADTYRYLNFDQLGQYTDKADSVIFQTAV from the coding sequence GTGCTAGAAGAATACCGTAAGCACGTTGCCGAGCGTGCTGCCCAGGGAATCGTACCTAAGCCGTTAGATGCTTCCCAAATGGCCGCGCTGGTTGAACTGCTGAAAAACCCGCCAGCGGGTGAAGAAGAATTCCTTATCGACCTTTTGGTCAACCGTGTTCCACCAGGTGTTGATGAAGCGGCGTATGTTAAAGCCGGTTTCCTGGCAGCTGTCACTAAGGGCGAAGCCCACTCTCCTCTGGTTACTCGCGAAAAAGCCGTTGAGCTGCTGGGCACCATGCAGGGCGGTTATAACATTCACGCGCTGATTGAAGCGCTTGATGATGAAGCCTTAGCACCGATTGCTGCTGAAGCCCTGTCCCACACGCTGCTGATGTTCGATAACTTCTACGATGTCGAAGAGAAAGCCAAAGCGGGTAACCCACACGCGAAAAAAATTATCCAGTCCTGGGCCGATGCCGAATGGTTCCTGAAGCGTCCAAAACTGGCTGAAAAAATCACCACTACCGTGTTCAAAGTGACCGGCGAAACCAACACCGACGACCTCTCTCCGGCGCCGGATGCATGGTCACGTCCGGATATTCCACTGCACGCGCTGGCGATGTTGAAAAACGCCCGTGAAGGCATCGAACCCGATGATGCTGGCAACATTGGCCCGATCAAACAGATTGAAGCGCTGCAGACCAAAGGCTTCCCGCTGACCTATGTCGGCGACGTAGTGGGTACCGGTTCTTCACGTAAATCCGCCACCAACTCGGTGCTGTGGTTTATGGGTGACGATATCCCATACGTACCGAATAAAAAGGGCGGCGGTCTGTGCCTTGGCGGTAAAATCGCACCGATCTTCTTCAACACCATGGAAGATGCGGGCGCACTGCCGATTGAACTTGATGTTGATCGTCTGAACATGGGCGACGTTATTGACGTTTACCCGTACAAAGGCGAAGTGCGCAATCATGAAACCGATGAAGTGCTGGCGACCTTTGAACTGAAGACCGACGTGCTGCTGGACGAAGTTCGTGCCGGCGGTCGTATTCCGCTGATCATCGGCCGTGGCTTGACCACCAAAGCGCGTGAATCACTGGGTCTGCCGCACAGCGATGTGTTTGTGCAAGCCAAAGATGTGGCTGCCAGCACCCGTGGTTACTCACTGGCGCAGAAAATGGTTGGTCGTGCGTGCGGCGTAGAAGGTGTCCGTCCAGGTGCTTACTGCGAACCGAAAATGACCTCAGTGGGTTCTCAGGACACCACCGGTCCAATGACGCGTGATGAACTGAAAGACCTGGCGTGCCTTGGCTTCTCAGCCGATTTGGTGATGCAGTCATTCTGTCACACCGCGGCCTATCCAAAGCCGGTTGACGTTACCACGCACCATACGCTGCCTGACTTCATCATGAACCGTGGCGGCGTATCGCTGCGTCCGGGCGATGGCGTTATCCACAGCTGGCTGAACCGCATGCTGCTGCCGGATACCGTTGGTACCGGCGGTGACTCGCATACCCGTTTCCCGATCGGCATTTCCTTCCCGGCAGGTTCGGGTCTGGTGGCGTTTGCTGCTGCCACCGGCGTGATGCCGCTCGACATGCCGGAATCGGTGCTGGTGCGCTTCAAAGGCGAAATGCAGCCGGGCATCACCCTGCGCGATCTGGTCCATGCCATTCCGCTGTACGCCATCAAAGCGGGTCTGCTGACCGTGGAGAAGAAAGGGAAGAAAAACATCTTCTCTGGCCGCGTGCTGGAAATCGAAGGCTTGCCGAAGCTGAAAGTTGAGCAGGCCTTTGAGCTGACGGATGCCTCTGCTGAGCGTTCTGCTGCCGGTTGTACCATCAAGCTGGATAAAGAGCCGATCATCGAGTACCTCAACTCGAACATTGTGCTGCTGAAGTGGATGATCTCTGAAGGTTACGGCGATCGCCGTACGCTGGAGCGCCGCGTTGAAGGCATGCAGAAATGGCTGGCCAATCCGCAACTGCTGGAAGGCGATGCCGATGCCGAATACGCTGCGGTGATTGATATCGATCTGGCGGAGATCAAAGAGCCAATTCTGTGCGCACCGAACGATCCAGACGATGCGCGTTGGTTGTCTGACGTGCAGGGCGAGAAGATCGACGAAGTGTTCATCGGTTCGTGCATGACCAACATTGGTCACTTCCGCGCAGCCGGTAAACTGCTGGATGCCCATAAAGGCCAGCTGCCAACCCGTCTGTGGGTTGCGCCGCCAACCAAGATGGATGCCGCTCAGCTGACCGAAGAGGGCTACTACAGCGTCTTTGGTAAGAGTGGTGCGCGTATTGAGATTCCGGGCTGTTCACTGTGCATGGGTAACCAGGCGCGTGTGGCGGACGGCGCGACGGTGGTTTCCACCTCAACCCGTAACTTCCCGAACCGTCTCGGTACCGGGGCTAACGTGTTCCTCGCATCGGCTGAGCTGGCAGCGGTAGCTTCACTGCTCGGTAAACTGCCAACGCCGGACGAGTACCAACAGTTTATGCTGCAGGTGGATAAGACCGCCGCTGACACCTACCGTTACCTCAACTTTGATCAGCTGGGACAATACACTGACAAAGCGGATAGCGTGATCTTCCAGACTGCCGTTTAA
- the aceF gene encoding pyruvate dehydrogenase complex dihydrolipoyllysine-residue acetyltransferase — protein MAIEINVPDIGADEVEVTEILVKVGDKVEAEQSLITVEGDKASMEVPSPQAGVVKEIKISTGDKVETGKLIMIFDAEGAAEAAPAPAEEKKAEAAPAPAAAAAAVSKEVNVPDIGGDEVEVTEILVKVGDKVEAEQSLITVEGDKASMEVPAPFAGVVKEIKIATGDKVNTGSLIMVFDAEGAAPAAAPAAKQEAAPAAAPAAAGAKDVNVPDIGGDEVEVTEILVKVGDKVAAEQSLIVVEGDKASMEVPAPFAGTVKELKVATGDKVSTGKLIMVFEVEGAAPAAAPAAKQEAAPAAEAAKPAAAPAPAKADAKGEFAENDAYVHATPVIRRLAREFGVNLAKVKGTGRKGRILKEDVQSYVKDAVKRAEAAPAAAASGGSLPGLLPWPKVDFSKFGEIEEVELGRIQKISGANLSRNWVVIPHVTHFDKTDITDLEAFRKQQNAEAEKRKLDVKFTPVVFIMKAVAASLEQMPRFNSSLSEDAQKLTLKKYINIGVAVDTPNGLVVPVFKDVNKKGITELSRELMAISKKARDGKLTAGDMQGGCFTISSLGGLGTTHFAPIVNAPEVAILGVSKSAMEPVWNGKEFEPRLMMPISLSFDHRVIDGADGARFITIINNTLSDIRRLVM, from the coding sequence ATGGCTATTGAAATTAACGTGCCGGACATCGGGGCAGACGAAGTTGAAGTCACCGAAATTCTGGTGAAGGTGGGCGACAAAGTTGAAGCTGAACAGTCGCTGATCACCGTAGAAGGCGATAAAGCCTCAATGGAAGTGCCTTCGCCGCAGGCCGGCGTGGTGAAAGAGATCAAAATCTCAACCGGTGACAAAGTGGAAACCGGCAAACTCATCATGATCTTTGACGCAGAAGGTGCCGCAGAAGCGGCGCCAGCGCCAGCAGAAGAGAAGAAAGCGGAAGCCGCTCCTGCTCCAGCTGCTGCCGCTGCTGCGGTCAGTAAAGAGGTCAACGTACCGGACATCGGCGGCGACGAAGTTGAAGTTACCGAGATCCTGGTGAAAGTGGGCGACAAAGTTGAAGCTGAACAGTCACTGATCACCGTTGAAGGCGACAAAGCCTCGATGGAAGTCCCTGCACCGTTCGCGGGTGTGGTGAAAGAGATCAAAATCGCCACCGGCGATAAAGTGAATACCGGTTCACTGATCATGGTGTTCGACGCAGAAGGCGCAGCGCCTGCTGCGGCTCCAGCCGCCAAACAGGAAGCGGCTCCAGCAGCAGCCCCTGCGGCCGCTGGCGCGAAAGACGTCAACGTGCCGGACATTGGTGGCGATGAAGTTGAAGTTACCGAGATCCTGGTGAAAGTGGGCGACAAAGTGGCGGCTGAGCAATCACTGATCGTGGTTGAAGGCGACAAAGCGTCAATGGAAGTGCCTGCACCGTTCGCCGGTACCGTGAAAGAGTTGAAAGTGGCAACGGGCGATAAAGTCAGCACCGGTAAACTCATCATGGTGTTCGAAGTGGAAGGCGCGGCACCGGCTGCGGCTCCAGCAGCGAAGCAGGAAGCCGCTCCGGCAGCCGAAGCGGCCAAACCTGCCGCTGCGCCAGCGCCTGCGAAAGCGGATGCTAAGGGTGAGTTCGCTGAGAACGATGCTTACGTGCACGCAACGCCGGTGATTCGTCGCCTGGCGCGCGAGTTCGGTGTTAATCTGGCGAAAGTCAAAGGCACCGGCCGTAAAGGTCGCATCCTGAAAGAAGACGTACAGTCTTACGTTAAAGACGCGGTGAAACGCGCTGAAGCGGCTCCGGCTGCTGCAGCCAGCGGCGGAAGCCTGCCTGGTCTGCTGCCTTGGCCGAAAGTGGACTTCAGTAAGTTCGGCGAAATCGAAGAAGTGGAACTGGGCCGTATCCAGAAAATCTCGGGTGCCAACCTGAGCCGTAACTGGGTGGTTATCCCACACGTTACGCACTTCGACAAAACCGACATCACCGATCTGGAAGCCTTCCGCAAACAGCAGAATGCTGAAGCGGAGAAACGTAAACTGGATGTGAAATTCACGCCAGTGGTGTTCATCATGAAAGCGGTTGCTGCGTCGCTTGAGCAGATGCCACGCTTTAACAGTTCACTGTCTGAAGATGCACAGAAACTGACGCTGAAGAAATACATCAACATCGGTGTGGCGGTGGATACGCCAAACGGTTTGGTGGTTCCGGTGTTCAAAGATGTGAACAAGAAAGGCATCACTGAACTGTCTCGCGAGCTGATGGCGATTTCGAAGAAAGCGCGTGATGGCAAGCTGACGGCAGGCGATATGCAAGGCGGTTGCTTCACCATCTCCAGCCTTGGTGGCCTGGGTACCACGCACTTCGCGCCGATCGTTAACGCGCCGGAAGTGGCTATCCTCGGTGTTTCCAAGTCAGCGATGGAGCCGGTGTGGAACGGAAAAGAGTTTGAGCCGCGTCTGATGATGCCAATCTCACTCTCCTTCGACCACCGCGTGATCGACGGTGCTGATGGTGCGCGCTTTATCACCATCATCAACAACACGCTGTCCGACATCCGCCGTCTGGTGATGTGA
- the pdhR gene encoding pyruvate dehydrogenase complex transcriptional repressor PdhR has protein sequence MAYSKIRQPKLSDAIEQQLESLIMEGTLQPGEKLLPERELAKQFDVSRPSLREAIQSLEAKGLLMRRQGGGTFVQKNLWQSLSDPLVGLLAEHPESQFDLLETRHALEGVAAYYAALRGTDEDLQRIRDCHVHIQQAQDSGDLDAEADAVMKYQIAVTEAAHNVVLLHLLRSMGPMLEQNVRQNFELLYARREMLAKVSGHRASIYEAIVAREPEQAREASHRHLAFIEEILLDRSREQSRRERSLRRLQQRKE, from the coding sequence ATGGCTTACAGTAAAATTCGCCAACCCAAGCTCTCCGATGCGATTGAGCAGCAGCTGGAATCCCTGATTATGGAAGGGACGCTCCAGCCGGGTGAAAAACTGCTCCCCGAGCGCGAACTGGCGAAACAGTTTGATGTCTCACGTCCATCCTTGCGCGAAGCGATTCAGAGCCTGGAAGCCAAAGGCCTGCTGATGCGCCGTCAGGGCGGTGGCACCTTCGTCCAGAAAAATCTCTGGCAAAGCCTGAGCGACCCGCTGGTCGGTCTGCTTGCCGAACATCCAGAATCTCAGTTTGACCTGCTGGAAACCCGCCATGCGCTGGAAGGTGTTGCTGCCTACTACGCGGCGCTACGGGGTACCGATGAAGATCTGCAGCGCATCCGCGACTGCCATGTTCATATTCAGCAGGCACAGGACAGCGGCGATCTCGACGCCGAAGCTGATGCGGTGATGAAGTATCAGATCGCTGTCACAGAAGCAGCCCATAATGTGGTGCTTCTGCATTTGCTGCGTTCCATGGGCCCTATGCTGGAACAAAACGTCCGCCAGAATTTTGAATTGCTCTACGCTCGCCGGGAAATGCTGGCGAAAGTGAGCGGTCACCGCGCCAGTATTTATGAGGCGATTGTGGCTCGTGAGCCAGAACAAGCACGCGAGGCCTCTCATCGTCACCTGGCGTTCATTGAGGAAATCTTGCTGGATAGAAGTCGGGAGCAGAGTCGTCGTGAACGCTCCCTGCGTCGTTTACAGCAACGTAAGGAATAA
- the lpdA gene encoding dihydrolipoyl dehydrogenase: MSTEIKTQVVVLGAGPAGYSAAFRCADLGLETVIVERYSTLGGVCLNVGCIPSKALLHVAKVIDEAKALEEHGIVFGQPQTDIDKIRSWKEKVINQLTGGLAGMAKGRKVKVVTGLGKFTGANTLVVEGEGGATTINFDNAIIAAGSRPIELPFIPHNDPRVWDSTDALELKEVPKRLLVMGGGIIGLEMATVYKALGSEIDVVEMFDQVIPAADKDVVKVFTKRISKKFNLMLETKVTAVEAKDDGIYVSMEGKKAPADAQRYDAVLVAIGRVPNGKGLDAGKAGVEVDDRGFIRVDKQMRTNVPHIYAIGDIVGQPMLAHKGVHEGHVAAEVISGLKHYFDPKVIPSIAYTEPEVAWVGLTEKEAKEKGISYEVSTFPWAASGRAIASDCADGMTKLIFDKETHRVIGGAIVGTNGGELLGEIGLAIEMGCDAEDIALTIHAHPTLHESVGLAAEVFEGSITDLPNPKAKKK; encoded by the coding sequence ATGAGTACAGAGATTAAAACTCAAGTCGTGGTACTTGGGGCAGGTCCTGCAGGTTACTCTGCAGCCTTCCGTTGCGCTGATTTAGGTCTGGAAACCGTAATCGTTGAGCGTTACAGCACCCTTGGCGGTGTTTGTCTGAACGTAGGCTGTATCCCGTCAAAAGCGCTGCTGCACGTCGCCAAAGTGATTGACGAAGCAAAAGCCCTGGAAGAGCACGGTATCGTGTTTGGCCAGCCGCAAACTGACATCGACAAAATTCGTAGCTGGAAAGAGAAGGTGATTAACCAACTCACTGGCGGCCTCGCGGGTATGGCGAAAGGTCGTAAAGTGAAGGTGGTGACTGGCCTCGGCAAATTCACCGGTGCGAACACGCTGGTGGTAGAAGGTGAAGGTGGTGCCACCACCATCAACTTCGACAACGCGATTATCGCGGCCGGTTCTCGTCCAATCGAACTGCCATTTATTCCGCACAACGATCCGCGCGTGTGGGACTCTACCGATGCGCTGGAACTGAAAGAAGTGCCGAAGCGTCTGCTGGTTATGGGTGGCGGTATCATCGGCCTGGAAATGGCCACCGTTTATAAAGCGCTGGGTTCAGAGATCGACGTGGTTGAGATGTTCGACCAGGTGATCCCGGCTGCCGATAAAGACGTGGTGAAAGTGTTCACCAAACGCATCAGCAAGAAATTCAACCTGATGCTGGAAACCAAAGTCACCGCGGTTGAAGCGAAAGACGACGGTATCTACGTTTCAATGGAAGGCAAAAAAGCACCTGCCGATGCACAGCGCTACGACGCGGTGCTGGTGGCCATTGGTCGCGTACCGAACGGTAAAGGCCTGGATGCCGGTAAAGCGGGCGTGGAAGTGGACGATCGCGGCTTCATCCGCGTCGATAAGCAGATGCGCACTAACGTACCGCACATCTATGCTATCGGTGACATTGTGGGTCAGCCAATGCTGGCGCACAAAGGCGTGCACGAAGGCCACGTAGCGGCAGAAGTGATCTCCGGTCTCAAGCACTACTTCGACCCGAAAGTGATCCCATCTATCGCCTACACCGAGCCAGAAGTTGCCTGGGTTGGCCTGACCGAGAAAGAAGCGAAAGAGAAAGGCATTAGCTACGAAGTGTCCACCTTCCCGTGGGCAGCTTCAGGCCGTGCGATCGCTTCTGACTGTGCCGACGGTATGACCAAGCTGATCTTCGATAAAGAAACGCACCGTGTCATCGGTGGCGCAATTGTCGGTACCAACGGCGGCGAGCTGCTGGGTGAAATTGGTCTGGCGATTGAAATGGGCTGTGATGCCGAAGATATCGCACTGACCATTCACGCGCACCCAACGCTGCATGAGTCTGTCGGCCTGGCGGCTGAAGTGTTCGAAGGTAGCATCACTGACCTGCCGAATCCGAAAGCGAAAAAGAAATAA
- the aceE gene encoding pyruvate dehydrogenase (acetyl-transferring), homodimeric type, protein MSERLQNDVDPIETRDWLQAIESVIREEGVERAQYLIDQVMSAARKGGVKVAAGSSAISNYINSIAVEDEPEYPGNTSLERRIRSAIRWNAIMSVLRASKKDLELGGHMSSFQSSATIYEVCFNHFFRARSDKDGGDLVYFQGHISPGIYARAFLEGRLTEEQMNNFRQEVHGNGLSSYPHPKLMPDFWQFPTVSMGLGPLSAIYQAKFLKYLEHRGLKDTSAQTVYAFLGDGEMDEPESKGAITIATREKLDNLVFIINCNLQRLDGPVTGNGKIINELEGIFAGAGWNVIKVIWGGRWDELLRQDTSGKLIQLMNETVDGDYQTFKSRDGAYVREHFFGKYPETAALVKDWSDEEIFALNRGGHDPKKVYAALKKAQETKGQPTLILAHTIKGYGMGDTAEGKNIAHQVKKMNMDGVRYIRDRFNVPVADEKIEELPYVTFEKGSEEYNYLHGQREKLGGYLPTRQAQFSEKLEMPTLEEFRPLLEEQNKEISTTIAFVRALNVMLKNKSIKDRLVPILADEARTFGMEGLFRQIGIYSPNGQQYTPQDREQVAYYKEDEKGQILQEGINELGAGSSWLAAATSYSTNNLPMIPFYIYYSMFGFQRIGDLMWLAGDQQARGFLVGGTSGRTTLNGEGLQHEDGHSHIQSLTIPNCISYDPSYAYEVAVIMQDGLVRMYGEAQENIYYYITTLNENYHMPAMPQGAEEGIRKGIYKLETVDGSKGKVQLLGSGSILRHVREAAQILAKDYGIGSDVYSVTSFTELARDGQDCERWNMLHPTEEPRVPYIAQVMNEAPAVASTDYMKLFAEQVRSYVPSSDYRVLGTDGFGRSDSRENLRHHFEVDASYVVVAALGELAKRGEIDKKVVAEAITKFNIDADKVNPRLA, encoded by the coding sequence ATGTCAGAACGTTTACAGAATGACGTGGATCCGATCGAAACTCGTGATTGGCTACAAGCGATCGAATCGGTCATCCGTGAAGAAGGTGTTGAGCGCGCGCAGTATCTGATTGATCAGGTAATGAGTGCAGCACGCAAAGGTGGCGTGAAAGTTGCCGCAGGTTCCTCTGCAATCAGCAACTACATTAACTCTATTGCTGTTGAAGATGAGCCGGAATACCCGGGCAACACCTCTCTTGAACGTCGTATCCGTTCCGCAATTCGTTGGAACGCCATCATGTCGGTGCTGCGTGCGTCGAAGAAAGATCTGGAGTTGGGTGGCCATATGTCCTCCTTCCAGTCTTCCGCGACCATTTATGAAGTGTGCTTCAACCACTTCTTCCGCGCGCGTAGCGACAAAGACGGTGGCGATCTGGTTTACTTCCAGGGTCATATCTCTCCAGGCATCTATGCACGTGCGTTCCTTGAAGGTCGTCTGACTGAAGAGCAGATGAACAACTTCCGTCAGGAAGTGCATGGCAACGGCCTGTCGTCTTATCCGCACCCGAAACTGATGCCAGACTTCTGGCAGTTCCCGACCGTTTCTATGGGCCTGGGCCCGCTGTCGGCGATCTATCAGGCGAAATTCCTGAAGTATCTGGAGCATCGCGGTCTGAAAGACACCTCAGCCCAAACCGTTTATGCCTTCCTTGGTGATGGCGAGATGGATGAGCCGGAATCCAAAGGTGCGATCACCATCGCTACCCGTGAGAAGCTGGACAACCTGGTGTTCATCATCAACTGTAACCTGCAGCGTCTGGATGGCCCGGTCACCGGTAACGGCAAGATCATCAACGAGCTGGAAGGCATCTTTGCCGGTGCTGGCTGGAACGTGATCAAAGTGATCTGGGGCGGTCGTTGGGATGAGCTGCTGCGTCAGGACACCAGCGGCAAGCTGATTCAGCTGATGAACGAAACCGTTGACGGCGATTACCAGACCTTCAAATCCCGTGACGGCGCCTACGTGCGTGAGCACTTCTTCGGTAAATATCCGGAAACCGCCGCGCTGGTTAAAGACTGGTCAGACGAAGAGATCTTCGCCCTGAACCGCGGCGGCCACGATCCGAAGAAAGTCTATGCAGCACTGAAAAAAGCGCAGGAAACCAAAGGTCAGCCAACGCTGATTCTGGCGCATACCATTAAAGGCTATGGTATGGGTGACACGGCCGAAGGTAAAAACATCGCGCACCAGGTTAAGAAGATGAACATGGATGGCGTTCGCTACATCCGCGATCGCTTCAACGTGCCGGTTGCTGACGAGAAAATCGAAGAGCTGCCGTACGTGACCTTCGAAAAAGGCTCTGAGGAGTACAACTATCTGCACGGTCAGCGTGAGAAGTTGGGCGGCTACCTGCCAACGCGTCAGGCACAATTCAGCGAGAAGCTGGAAATGCCAACCCTGGAAGAGTTCCGTCCGCTGCTGGAAGAGCAGAACAAAGAGATCTCTACCACCATCGCCTTTGTGCGTGCCCTGAACGTGATGCTGAAGAACAAGTCGATCAAAGATCGTCTGGTTCCGATCCTCGCGGACGAAGCCCGTACCTTCGGGATGGAAGGTCTGTTCCGTCAGATTGGTATCTACAGCCCGAACGGTCAGCAGTATACCCCGCAGGACCGCGAGCAGGTTGCTTACTATAAAGAAGACGAGAAAGGCCAGATTCTGCAGGAAGGGATCAACGAGCTGGGCGCAGGTTCATCCTGGCTGGCGGCGGCGACCTCTTACAGCACCAACAACCTGCCGATGATTCCGTTCTACATCTATTACTCGATGTTCGGCTTCCAGCGCATCGGCGATCTGATGTGGTTGGCGGGCGACCAGCAGGCGCGCGGCTTCCTCGTCGGCGGCACCTCCGGTCGTACCACGCTGAACGGCGAAGGTCTGCAGCACGAAGATGGTCACAGCCACATTCAGTCGCTGACTATTCCGAACTGTATCTCTTACGATCCGTCTTACGCGTACGAAGTGGCGGTCATCATGCAAGATGGCCTGGTGCGTATGTATGGCGAAGCGCAGGAAAACATCTACTACTACATCACCACGCTGAACGAAAACTACCACATGCCGGCGATGCCGCAGGGTGCGGAAGAGGGTATCCGTAAGGGTATCTACAAGCTGGAAACCGTAGACGGTAGCAAAGGCAAAGTACAGCTGCTGGGCTCAGGTTCCATCCTGCGTCACGTGCGTGAAGCCGCGCAGATTCTGGCGAAAGATTACGGCATCGGTTCTGACGTCTACAGCGTGACCTCGTTCACCGAGCTGGCGCGTGATGGCCAGGATTGCGAGCGCTGGAACATGCTGCACCCAACCGAAGAGCCACGTGTACCGTACATCGCGCAGGTGATGAACGAAGCGCCGGCCGTGGCATCAACCGACTACATGAAGCTGTTCGCAGAACAGGTTCGCAGCTACGTGCCTTCCAGCGATTATCGCGTGTTGGGAACTGACGGCTTCGGTCGTTCAGACAGCCGTGAAAACCTGCGTCACCACTTCGAAGTGGATGCATCGTATGTGGTTGTGGCTGCGCTGGGTGAGCTGGCTAAACGCGGCGAAATCGATAAGAAAGTGGTGGCAGAAGCAATCACCAAGTTCAACATCGACGCCGATAAAGTTAACCCGCGTCTGGCTTAA